From a single Pseudomonadota bacterium genomic region:
- the uvrC gene encoding excinuclease ABC subunit UvrC — translation MSVHNAVRAKLQTLPASPGVYLFKGARGTYLYVGKAASLRSRVRSYFQASNSDSRAFIGRLEREVQDVDTIVTASEKEAALLENSLIKEHRPRYNFKLRDDKDFLSLRLDPARAWPRLEVVRRPGRDGAQYFGPYPSASAARSTLRTVNRHFQLRTCTDSDFRARVRPCLQYQIKRCSAPCVLDADADAYQQQVRNVGMFLDGRHDELVGHLDAQMKRASRAMRYETAATYRDQLRAVESIRERQRVALVSDRDQDVFGLFRAERQAELAVLQVRRGKVVAVRTYGQQHAELPDDELLGSFVSEYYARGSRVPDEVLLPVRVEADRGLAELLSERRASKVRLHVPKRGLKARLLRMAMDNAAHAYSEKARAQSELSRRLERIQSRLGLPKPPQRIECVDVSHTGGSDTVAAITRLDGGKPAREGYRTFHLKQASGGDDYGAMHEVLSRRLARGREQQRGWELPDLLVVDGGRGQLAIAARVLKELGIGAVSLAALAKERTDAQGRSVVERVYLPGRKNAIALRPGDEPLALLALARDEAHRVCNLHRVKLGNKRKLRSRLQEIAGIGDKTRRRLLRRLGSLQAIERATLEQLLEAGANKRQAEALLRAVRAHSAAQPSAAPEPPDPEPDSEGAEKQAVDNAFEPADAACEPVDNAPE, via the coding sequence GTGTCCGTGCACAACGCTGTCCGTGCCAAGCTGCAGACGCTGCCCGCCTCACCCGGTGTCTACCTGTTCAAGGGTGCCCGCGGAACGTACTTGTACGTGGGCAAGGCCGCCAGCCTGCGCAGCAGGGTGCGCAGCTACTTCCAGGCGAGCAACAGCGACAGCCGCGCGTTCATCGGCAGGCTGGAACGCGAGGTCCAGGACGTCGACACCATCGTAACGGCCTCGGAAAAGGAGGCCGCGCTGCTCGAGAACAGCCTGATCAAGGAACACCGGCCCAGGTACAACTTCAAGCTGCGCGACGACAAGGACTTCCTGTCGTTGCGGCTGGATCCGGCGCGAGCGTGGCCCCGGCTCGAGGTGGTCCGCCGTCCTGGCAGGGACGGCGCCCAGTACTTCGGTCCCTACCCGTCGGCCAGCGCGGCCCGCAGCACGCTTCGGACGGTCAACCGCCACTTCCAGCTGCGAACGTGCACGGACAGCGACTTCCGGGCCCGTGTCCGGCCGTGCCTGCAATACCAGATCAAGCGCTGCAGCGCGCCGTGCGTGCTCGACGCCGACGCCGACGCCTACCAGCAGCAAGTACGCAACGTGGGCATGTTCCTCGACGGCCGGCACGACGAGCTGGTTGGTCATCTGGACGCGCAGATGAAGCGGGCCTCCCGGGCCATGCGCTACGAGACCGCGGCCACGTACAGAGACCAGCTGCGAGCCGTGGAGTCGATCCGAGAGCGCCAGCGCGTCGCCCTGGTGTCGGACAGGGACCAGGATGTGTTCGGGCTCTTCCGTGCCGAGCGGCAGGCCGAGCTGGCGGTGCTTCAGGTTCGCCGAGGCAAGGTCGTGGCGGTCCGCACCTACGGCCAGCAGCATGCCGAGCTGCCGGACGACGAGCTGCTCGGTTCCTTCGTGAGCGAGTACTACGCGCGCGGAAGCAGGGTACCCGACGAGGTATTGCTGCCGGTGCGGGTGGAGGCCGACAGGGGCCTGGCCGAGCTGTTGAGCGAGCGGCGCGCAAGCAAGGTACGGCTGCATGTGCCCAAGCGCGGGCTCAAGGCGCGGCTGCTACGCATGGCCATGGACAACGCTGCACACGCTTACAGCGAAAAGGCTCGGGCGCAGAGCGAGCTCTCACGGCGCCTCGAGCGCATCCAGTCGCGTCTCGGCCTGCCCAAGCCGCCGCAACGCATCGAATGCGTGGACGTCTCGCATACGGGGGGCAGCGACACCGTGGCCGCCATCACCAGGCTGGACGGCGGCAAGCCGGCGCGGGAAGGCTACCGGACCTTTCATCTCAAACAGGCGTCCGGCGGTGACGACTACGGCGCCATGCACGAGGTGCTGTCGCGCAGATTGGCGCGCGGCCGCGAGCAGCAGCGGGGCTGGGAGCTGCCCGATCTGCTGGTCGTCGACGGTGGGCGTGGACAGCTCGCGATAGCCGCCAGGGTCCTGAAGGAGTTGGGGATCGGCGCCGTCTCGCTGGCTGCGCTCGCAAAAGAACGCACCGACGCCCAAGGCCGCAGCGTGGTCGAGCGAGTCTATCTGCCGGGACGCAAGAACGCGATCGCCCTGCGGCCGGGCGACGAGCCGCTCGCGCTGCTCGCGCTCGCGCGTGACGAAGCACACCGGGTCTGCAATCTGCACCGCGTCAAGCTGGGCAACAAGCGCAAGCTGCGCAGCAGGCTGCAAGAAATTGCCGGCATCGGCGACAAGACACGCAGGCGCCTGCTGCGGCGCTTGGGTTCGCTGCAGGCGATCGAGCGCGCCACCCTGGAGCAGCTCCTCGAGGCTGGCGCCAACAAGAGGCAGGCCGAAGCGCTCCTTCGGGCCGTTCGTGCTCACAGCGCAGCGCAGCCATCGGCTGCGCCCGAGCCCCCAGACCCCGAGCCAGACTCCGAGGGCGCGGAAAAGCAGGCCGTTGACAATGCCTTCGAGCCCGCGGACGCTGCCTGCGAGCCCGTGGACAATGCCCCCGAGTAG
- a CDS encoding sigma-70 family RNA polymerase sigma factor — protein sequence MTKRTKKMAWSNEEAREALERYEMIVRMTARRLKPVAALGQALDEDDLCSEGRVAVLEALSTYQGFGIEEHTWVRTRVRQRMIDAIRRLDLRSRDEMRLAVRHAAGQTETADEMERGRAIAARRLVSFDSAPVDSEPLAARLRDSRAPMADEVAGEHARREQLLGALKVLPPRQRTAIELGLFEGLALREIGDRMGISESRVCQLQKRAVQHLQKAIGSSVERDAA from the coding sequence ATGACCAAGCGAACCAAGAAGATGGCGTGGAGCAACGAAGAAGCTCGGGAGGCGCTCGAACGCTACGAGATGATTGTGCGAATGACGGCCCGTCGTCTGAAGCCCGTTGCTGCATTGGGTCAAGCCCTCGACGAGGACGACTTGTGCTCCGAGGGACGCGTCGCCGTACTCGAGGCGCTGAGCACCTACCAGGGGTTCGGTATCGAAGAGCATACCTGGGTCCGCACCCGGGTGCGCCAGCGCATGATCGACGCGATCCGCCGGCTGGACCTGCGTAGCCGCGATGAGATGCGCCTGGCGGTGCGACATGCCGCAGGACAGACCGAGACGGCAGACGAAATGGAGCGTGGTCGAGCCATTGCGGCACGGCGGCTGGTGTCCTTTGACTCGGCTCCCGTGGACTCGGAGCCCCTGGCCGCAAGGCTGCGCGATTCCCGGGCCCCCATGGCCGACGAGGTGGCAGGAGAGCACGCTCGCAGGGAACAGCTGTTGGGCGCCCTCAAGGTCCTGCCGCCGCGGCAGCGCACCGCCATCGAGCTGGGCCTGTTCGAAGGCCTCGCTCTGCGTGAGATCGGCGATCGGATGGGCATCAGCGAGTCCCGCGTCTGTCAGCTGCAGAAACGCGCGGTGCAGCACCTGCAGAAGGCCATCGGTTCCAGCGTGGAACGAGACGCCGCCTGA
- a CDS encoding UDP-N-acetylmuramate dehydrogenase: MLPAYLETEVPLSPRCSLELGGAARFFCEASDEASVLEALRWGRSQTLPVTVLGEGSNVVIADAGIAGVVLKPALAGVQVRLQHDRALLRVQAGEAWDPLVAQSVASGWAGLECLSGIPGSVGATPIQNVGAYGQEVSDTLSSVRVLDRASLNVSDWRAARCDFGYRSSLFRRNPDRYVVLAATFELRRSSLYAPSQGHAELERLLAVRRSRPSLSDVRSAVLELRRSKSMVHDPSDPNRRSVGSFFVNPIVTVSQAETIAGAASDRPDARTPSAMPRFDLPDGRCKLAAAWLIEAAGFRKGQRHGNVGISSRHALALVHHGGGSSRELVALARAIRGAVQQRFGVTLEPEPVLLGFETPPL, from the coding sequence GTGCTGCCCGCGTATCTCGAAACCGAAGTGCCCCTCTCGCCCCGCTGCAGCTTGGAGCTCGGAGGCGCGGCGCGCTTCTTTTGTGAGGCTAGCGACGAGGCCAGCGTGCTCGAGGCTTTGCGTTGGGGACGCTCTCAGACGCTGCCCGTGACCGTGCTTGGCGAAGGCAGCAACGTGGTGATCGCGGATGCGGGGATCGCGGGTGTGGTGCTCAAGCCGGCCCTGGCAGGCGTGCAGGTGCGCCTGCAGCACGACCGGGCTCTGTTGAGGGTACAGGCGGGCGAGGCCTGGGACCCGCTGGTGGCGCAGAGCGTGGCCAGCGGCTGGGCCGGCCTCGAGTGCCTGTCGGGCATTCCGGGATCGGTGGGAGCCACGCCGATTCAGAACGTGGGCGCCTACGGGCAGGAGGTTTCCGACACCTTGAGCAGCGTGCGCGTGCTCGACCGCGCTTCGCTGAACGTGTCGGATTGGCGTGCCGCCCGCTGCGACTTCGGCTACCGCAGCAGCTTGTTCAGACGCAATCCGGATCGTTATGTCGTGCTTGCGGCCACGTTCGAGCTGCGCCGCTCCTCGCTCTACGCGCCATCCCAGGGTCACGCCGAGCTCGAACGGCTGCTTGCGGTACGCCGCAGCCGCCCGTCGCTTTCCGATGTCCGGAGCGCGGTGCTCGAGCTGCGCCGCAGCAAATCGATGGTGCACGACCCGAGCGACCCCAACCGGCGTAGCGTGGGCTCGTTCTTCGTGAACCCGATCGTGACCGTAAGCCAGGCCGAGACGATCGCCGGCGCCGCTAGCGATCGCCCCGATGCGCGCACACCGAGCGCGATGCCCCGCTTCGACCTGCCCGACGGGCGCTGCAAGCTGGCCGCCGCCTGGCTGATCGAGGCAGCAGGGTTTAGAAAGGGCCAGCGCCACGGCAACGTGGGGATATCGAGTCGCCACGCCCTGGCTCTGGTTCATCACGGGGGAGGCAGCAGCCGCGAGCTTGTCGCACTGGCCCGCGCGATTCGCGGCGCCGTGCAGCAGCGTTTTGGCGTCACGCTCGAGCCCGAACCCGTGCTGTTGGGCTTCGAGACGCCACCTCTCTGA
- a CDS encoding redoxin domain-containing protein: protein MDSRSRHESTSAPRGWKRRLRRWSFDAFVIAAILMAIGWWQTRDLVAAGQPAPSLSMASLDGGQESLTPAGSKPLILYFFAPWCGVCAATSHTVRALHRDPDTDVIAVALSYQSRGQVAQYAREQGLDEVPVLLGSTTAARAFRVSSFPTFYVLDEQRNVRSRTVGYTTELGLRLRAL, encoded by the coding sequence ATGGATTCCCGCAGCCGGCACGAGTCGACAAGCGCGCCGCGTGGCTGGAAGCGACGCCTGAGGCGCTGGTCGTTCGATGCGTTTGTGATCGCGGCCATCCTCATGGCGATCGGCTGGTGGCAGACGCGGGATCTGGTGGCTGCCGGTCAGCCCGCGCCCTCGCTTTCGATGGCGTCGCTCGACGGTGGTCAGGAAAGCTTGACGCCCGCCGGCAGCAAGCCGCTGATCCTGTACTTCTTTGCGCCCTGGTGCGGCGTGTGCGCGGCCACATCGCACACCGTGCGGGCGTTGCATCGGGATCCGGACACCGATGTGATCGCGGTGGCGCTCTCGTACCAGTCGCGAGGGCAGGTTGCGCAGTATGCACGAGAGCAGGGGCTCGACGAGGTGCCGGTCCTGCTTGGCAGCACGACCGCTGCCCGCGCCTTTCGGGTGAGCTCTTTTCCCACCTTCTACGTGCTCGACGAGCAGCGCAACGTTCGTAGTCGGACCGTGGGCTACACCACGGAGCTAGGCCTGCGCCTGCGCGCGCTGTGA
- a CDS encoding pyridoxal-dependent decarboxylase: protein MWRSALEPDEATLRAWIQDVAEVALRQLRGLETRAATGIMGRAAQELAARLSEPIAEQPHPGGLPHLLSVVERAADAALVTPGPGYLAYVPGGGLVSAGLADWLAAWLNRYLGLSAASPALARLEADALRFLAGEFGWGAGARGVFTTGGSTANLCAVVTARHHVLGDTGDYRRALVYVSHQVHHSVAKSVRLAGVPARNVVSLPTDTRLRLQPRALRARLDADRAEGAQPFLVVSSAGSINTGAVDPFDEIGDIAASAGLWHHVDGAYGGAFVLCAEGRERLAGISRADSITFDPHKGMFFPYGTGCLLVREGEHLRRAHSLSAEYLRDFEADAAGDHVPSPSDYGLELSRESRGLRVWLSLMLFGAQAFRDALTEKLELAEHFCERLAERIEQGLAAEIVQRPQLTTVAFRLRRRPSETLDAYNARNAAWLSAINARGRVFLSSTRLPGPDGMLLTLRVCILSLRTHQERVDACLEDLELTSREVA, encoded by the coding sequence ATGTGGCGCTCCGCGCTCGAACCGGACGAGGCCACGCTGCGCGCGTGGATTCAAGACGTCGCCGAAGTGGCTCTGCGGCAGCTCCGGGGCCTGGAGACACGCGCTGCAACCGGAATCATGGGTCGGGCGGCGCAGGAGCTCGCCGCGCGCCTGAGCGAGCCCATCGCAGAACAGCCCCACCCGGGCGGCTTGCCGCATCTGCTGTCGGTCGTGGAGCGGGCAGCCGACGCGGCCCTGGTGACGCCCGGGCCGGGCTACCTCGCCTACGTGCCCGGCGGCGGATTGGTGAGCGCCGGCCTGGCGGACTGGCTCGCAGCCTGGCTCAATCGTTACCTGGGCCTGTCGGCGGCGAGCCCGGCGCTCGCGCGACTCGAAGCCGATGCCCTGCGTTTCCTCGCCGGCGAGTTCGGCTGGGGCGCTGGCGCGCGCGGCGTGTTCACCACGGGCGGTTCCACGGCCAACCTCTGCGCCGTGGTGACGGCACGCCACCACGTGCTTGGTGACACCGGCGACTACCGGCGCGCCCTTGTATACGTTTCACACCAAGTTCATCACAGCGTTGCCAAATCGGTTCGCCTGGCCGGCGTGCCAGCTCGCAACGTGGTTTCGCTGCCCACCGACACGCGCTTGCGCCTGCAGCCAAGAGCCCTGCGCGCGCGGCTCGACGCAGACCGGGCCGAGGGCGCGCAGCCTTTCTTGGTGGTGTCGTCGGCCGGCAGCATCAACACGGGAGCCGTCGACCCCTTCGACGAAATCGGCGACATCGCAGCGAGCGCCGGCCTGTGGCACCACGTCGACGGTGCCTACGGCGGTGCCTTCGTCCTTTGCGCCGAAGGTCGCGAGCGGCTCGCCGGCATTTCCCGTGCGGATTCGATCACCTTCGACCCGCACAAGGGCATGTTCTTCCCCTACGGCACGGGCTGCCTGCTGGTGCGTGAAGGAGAGCATTTGCGCCGCGCGCACAGCCTGTCGGCAGAATACCTGCGCGACTTCGAGGCGGACGCGGCCGGCGATCACGTCCCGAGCCCCTCGGACTATGGGCTCGAGCTCTCGCGCGAGTCTCGGGGCCTGCGCGTCTGGCTATCGCTGATGCTGTTCGGCGCCCAGGCCTTTCGCGACGCCTTGACCGAAAAGCTCGAGCTCGCCGAGCACTTCTGCGAGCGGCTCGCCGAACGCATCGAGCAGGGTCTTGCCGCCGAAATCGTACAGCGCCCCCAGCTCACCACCGTGGCTTTCCGGCTGCGGCGACGGCCCTCGGAAACCCTGGACGCGTACAACGCGCGCAACGCGGCCTGGTTGTCGGCGATCAACGCGCGCGGCCGGGTGTTTCTGTCGAGCACCAGGCTGCCCGGACCGGACGGCATGCTGCTCACGCTCAGGGTGTGCATCCTGTCTCTGCGCACGCACCAGGAGCGCGTGGACGCCTGCCTCGAGGATCTCGAGCTCACGTCGCGCGAAGTGGCGTAG
- a CDS encoding ATP-binding cassette domain-containing protein, producing the protein MTERSPVDNLPPWRRLRRLLGYAKPYRGRLYVALAALLVTVAGGLVVPWFLGSLLGTAFDESLRDAAALDRTTLALLVLFALQSLFVFIRHYLMSWVGERVVADLRMQIQCHLLTLTQSYFHANRTGELLSRQSDDVTRLQRIIGQDLSLALRNLLSLLGGVSMLFYVSPTLTIRVLAVVPLLVVAASLWGRVIRRLARQAQDELANASGQLQESLSVVETVQAFTREAYESQRYGSALEAAFLLFAKQIKARSWFMSVSSFIGFGAVAGIFWLGGHMVMNRAIDAADLGRFVLYTVSVAGSVGALAGVVGSYNQALGATARLFEILDSQPEIRDRPGANRLASPVGRIAFQGVHFAYGDRDTKVISNLNLEIEPGEVCALVGASGSGKTTIGRLLLRFWDPQAGRITFDGYDLRDLTLGSLRGAMAHVSQDPALFSGPIADNIRYGRLEASDDEVRAAAVSASADGFIRRFPEGYRTIVGERGIMLSGGQRQRIAIARAILRDPKVLVLDEATSALDSDNERAVQAALERLQKGRTTLVIAHRLSTIRDADRIVVIDRGRIVEQGRHQTLMNKGGAYARLVAGQASSRRPEPRPAASGQSA; encoded by the coding sequence GTGACAGAGCGATCGCCAGTCGACAACCTGCCACCCTGGCGCCGGCTGCGCCGGCTGCTCGGCTACGCGAAGCCGTACCGGGGGCGCCTGTACGTGGCGCTGGCCGCCTTGCTTGTCACGGTGGCCGGCGGGCTCGTGGTTCCGTGGTTTTTGGGAAGCCTGCTCGGCACCGCGTTCGACGAGAGTCTGCGGGACGCGGCGGCCCTGGACCGGACCACACTGGCCTTGCTCGTGCTGTTTGCGCTGCAGTCGCTCTTTGTCTTTATCCGGCACTACTTGATGAGCTGGGTGGGTGAACGGGTAGTCGCGGACCTGCGCATGCAGATCCAGTGCCATCTACTGACGCTGACGCAGAGCTATTTCCACGCCAACCGCACGGGCGAGCTGCTGTCGCGCCAGTCGGATGACGTGACGCGATTGCAGAGGATCATCGGTCAAGATCTGAGCCTGGCTCTGCGCAACCTGCTGTCGCTGCTCGGCGGGGTCAGCATGCTTTTTTACGTGAGCCCCACGCTCACCATCCGCGTGCTGGCGGTGGTGCCGCTTCTGGTAGTGGCGGCCAGCCTCTGGGGTCGGGTCATCCGGCGGCTCGCGCGCCAGGCGCAGGATGAGCTGGCAAACGCCTCGGGCCAGCTACAGGAAAGCCTGAGCGTAGTCGAAACCGTGCAAGCCTTCACTCGGGAGGCATACGAGTCGCAGCGTTACGGCAGCGCGCTGGAAGCGGCGTTCCTGCTCTTCGCAAAGCAGATCAAGGCTCGCAGCTGGTTCATGTCCGTGTCGAGCTTCATCGGCTTTGGTGCGGTGGCCGGCATCTTCTGGCTGGGAGGGCACATGGTGATGAACCGGGCGATCGATGCTGCCGACCTGGGCCGCTTCGTACTGTACACGGTGTCGGTCGCCGGTTCGGTCGGAGCACTGGCCGGCGTCGTCGGCAGCTACAACCAGGCCCTCGGGGCCACCGCGAGGTTGTTCGAAATTCTCGACAGCCAGCCCGAGATCCGGGATCGCCCGGGCGCCAACCGGCTGGCCAGCCCGGTAGGGCGCATTGCGTTTCAGGGGGTGCATTTTGCGTACGGGGACCGTGACACGAAGGTCATCAGCAACCTGAACCTGGAGATCGAGCCGGGCGAAGTCTGTGCGCTGGTCGGGGCCAGCGGCTCGGGCAAGACCACCATCGGTCGCTTGCTGCTGCGCTTTTGGGACCCTCAGGCGGGTCGGATCACGTTCGACGGATACGACCTGCGCGACCTGACGCTGGGCTCGCTGCGCGGGGCGATGGCCCACGTGTCCCAGGATCCTGCGCTCTTTTCGGGTCCCATCGCCGACAACATCCGCTACGGTCGCCTTGAAGCCAGCGACGACGAGGTCCGCGCCGCAGCCGTGTCGGCCAGCGCCGACGGCTTCATCCGCAGGTTCCCCGAGGGCTACCGCACGATCGTCGGTGAGCGTGGGATCATGCTGAGCGGCGGGCAGCGGCAACGCATTGCCATCGCCCGTGCGATCCTGCGCGACCCCAAGGTGCTCGTGCTCGACGAGGCGACCTCGGCGCTCGACAGCGACAACGAGCGAGCGGTGCAGGCGGCTCTCGAGCGCCTGCAGAAAGGTCGGACGACACTCGTGATCGCCCACCGCCTGAGCACGATCCGCGACGCCGATCGCATCGTCGTTATCGACCGTGGCCGCATCGTCGAGCAGGGACGCCACCAGACGCTCATGAACAAGGGCGGTGCCTACGCTCGGCTTGTGGCCGGGCAGGCAAGCTCCAGGCGACCCGAACCCCGGCCCGCAGCATCGGGGCAGAGCGCATGA
- a CDS encoding HD domain-containing protein, whose protein sequence is MSGVASRVPKATILAVDDEPQLLKIMAWDLTALGFRVVTASDPSIALAMLEVRNFDGVVADLRLPMPGGRVFAASAAVTAPHTPVLVITGEDSLRSIQDMLGNVPVDGLVPKPYTPAVLARAIERALLQRRSAGILAESEARLIADGLVRGLALRDIETENHSRRVSAWARLLGAQLGLAGDDLLQCELGALLHDVGKIGVPDAILHKPAKLTEQEWVEMRKHPGYGREMVAGIPRLKGASHVVYCHHERWEGGGYPRGLKGDRIPIGARIFAVVDTYDAMTSDRVYRKGLPHETAVEEIRRLAGIQYDPQVVGAFLAMDQREWQAVRRRFKDDPIETVAA, encoded by the coding sequence ATGTCTGGCGTAGCTAGCAGAGTACCGAAGGCCACCATCCTGGCCGTGGACGACGAGCCCCAGCTGCTCAAGATCATGGCCTGGGACTTGACGGCACTCGGCTTCCGGGTGGTGACCGCGAGCGATCCGTCGATCGCCCTGGCCATGCTGGAGGTACGCAATTTCGATGGGGTGGTGGCGGATCTGCGCCTGCCCATGCCCGGTGGGCGCGTGTTTGCGGCGAGCGCTGCAGTGACCGCTCCCCACACCCCGGTCTTGGTGATCACCGGTGAGGACAGCCTCAGGAGCATACAAGACATGCTGGGCAATGTGCCCGTGGACGGTCTGGTGCCCAAGCCCTATACCCCGGCGGTGTTGGCACGGGCCATCGAACGCGCCCTTTTGCAGCGGCGCAGCGCGGGCATCCTGGCAGAGTCGGAAGCGCGTTTGATCGCGGACGGCCTGGTGCGCGGACTGGCGCTCAGAGACATCGAAACCGAGAATCACTCGCGCAGGGTCTCGGCTTGGGCTCGCCTGCTCGGCGCACAGCTCGGCCTGGCCGGCGACGATCTGCTGCAGTGCGAGCTTGGGGCTCTCCTGCACGATGTCGGAAAGATCGGCGTACCCGACGCCATCCTGCACAAGCCCGCCAAGCTGACCGAGCAGGAGTGGGTCGAAATGCGCAAGCATCCGGGCTACGGCCGCGAAATGGTGGCTGGAATACCTCGACTCAAGGGTGCCAGCCACGTGGTGTACTGTCATCACGAGCGCTGGGAGGGCGGTGGCTACCCGCGCGGGCTCAAGGGCGACAGGATCCCGATCGGCGCCCGCATCTTCGCCGTGGTCGACACCTACGATGCCATGACGAGCGACCGGGTCTACCGCAAGGGGCTGCCCCACGAGACCGCGGTCGAGGAGATCCGGCGCCTGGCCGGCATACAGTACGATCCTCAGGTCGTCGGCGCCTTTCTCGCCATGGATCAGCGCGAGTGGCAGGCTGTGCGCAGGCGATTCAAGGACGATCCCATCGAAACCGTCGCCGCCTGA
- a CDS encoding methyltransferase domain-containing protein has translation MGPAVGGAPRAPKPGEQARPSGSSRPIPAPRWRKWALGALWLGVLCTGLVASGYWLSRVEHVPDQQVGLSLAALLAVCGLTLTNLLLRWFRWHFLARRFGVFFHTRRSIRLYFGTLPLLLVPFLLGELFRPLLISRQIPRSRTTVVRVWFLERACDASALAVLWSLGERRLELALVLAAGLVLFAWQTMRLLRTRQLDELAQDSEPLTLALGLALVSILAWSLPAAGLAATLGLLGETAVGLAALRAFAAGTLLGGFSGLPVGAAVTGSTAIMELTQSGIEEQISILSVLVLRLGTVGFACALGALVFLRFRGRVAMGTRATASHFDELAPEYEDEISGHVRERLLDRKVTAMLSRLPRQKPLRGLDIGCGQGWYSIELAKRGVLMSGVDASAGQIEQARRNAGEHAVTADFRATSAVELPFADNSFDFVYAINVLHHVLDANDRRAAFREIVRVLKPGGSFFLHEMNTENPLFRFYMSYLFPLLKRIDQGDERWLLPSRLPAINGALWLDQVDHFTFLPDFLPAPLHRLLQGVERRLERSSRWRKLSAHYVAVLRKHG, from the coding sequence GTGGGCCCAGCCGTGGGAGGAGCACCGCGAGCCCCCAAACCCGGCGAACAGGCCCGCCCTTCGGGCTCGTCCCGGCCGATTCCCGCGCCAAGGTGGCGCAAGTGGGCCCTGGGTGCACTGTGGCTGGGCGTCCTGTGCACCGGACTGGTGGCCAGCGGCTATTGGCTGTCGCGCGTGGAGCACGTGCCCGACCAGCAGGTCGGCCTGTCGCTGGCTGCGCTTTTGGCGGTCTGCGGGCTTACGTTGACCAACCTGCTGCTGCGCTGGTTTCGCTGGCACTTCCTGGCACGTCGCTTCGGCGTCTTCTTTCACACGCGCCGCAGCATCCGCTTGTACTTCGGCACGCTGCCCCTGCTGCTCGTTCCGTTCCTGTTGGGCGAGCTCTTCCGGCCGCTGCTTATTTCCAGGCAGATTCCCAGAAGCCGGACCACCGTGGTGCGGGTCTGGTTTCTGGAACGAGCCTGCGACGCGTCTGCGCTGGCCGTCCTGTGGTCTTTGGGTGAGCGGCGCCTCGAGCTCGCTTTGGTGTTGGCGGCCGGGCTCGTGTTGTTCGCCTGGCAGACGATGCGGCTGCTGCGCACAAGGCAGCTCGACGAGCTGGCTCAGGACTCGGAGCCCCTCACGCTTGCGCTGGGTCTGGCCCTGGTATCGATCCTGGCTTGGTCGCTACCGGCAGCGGGCCTCGCAGCCACCCTCGGCCTGTTGGGGGAAACGGCCGTGGGTCTCGCTGCGCTGCGGGCGTTCGCGGCCGGAACGCTGCTCGGCGGTTTCAGCGGTCTGCCCGTGGGCGCGGCTGTAACCGGATCGACGGCCATCATGGAGCTCACGCAATCCGGAATCGAGGAGCAGATCTCGATTCTGTCGGTGCTGGTGCTGAGGCTCGGCACCGTCGGCTTCGCCTGTGCGCTTGGAGCCCTGGTTTTCCTACGTTTTCGCGGCCGTGTGGCGATGGGAACACGCGCGACCGCGTCTCACTTCGACGAGCTTGCCCCGGAATACGAAGACGAGATCTCGGGCCACGTACGCGAGCGGCTCCTGGATCGCAAAGTCACGGCCATGCTCAGCCGGCTGCCCCGACAAAAGCCGCTCAGGGGGCTCGATATCGGTTGCGGCCAAGGTTGGTACAGCATCGAGCTCGCTAAAAGGGGCGTCCTGATGTCGGGTGTGGACGCCTCGGCAGGCCAGATCGAACAGGCCCGGCGCAACGCCGGCGAGCACGCGGTGACAGCCGACTTTCGCGCCACGAGCGCGGTCGAGCTCCCCTTCGCCGACAACAGCTTCGACTTCGTCTACGCCATCAACGTGCTGCATCACGTGCTGGACGCAAACGATCGGCGTGCGGCGTTTCGAGAAATCGTGCGCGTGCTGAAGCCGGGCGGCTCGTTCTTCCTGCACGAAATGAACACCGAGAATCCGCTTTTCCGCTTCTACATGTCGTACCTTTTTCCGCTGCTCAAGCGCATCGACCAAGGCGATGAACGCTGGCTGCTGCCAAGCCGCCTTCCCGCGATCAACGGCGCGCTGTGGCTAGACCAAGTCGATCACTTCACCTTTCTGCCCGACTTCCTGCCGGCACCGCTGCACCGGCTGCTTCAGGGGGTGGAACGCCGGCTCGAACGTTCTTCGCGCTGGCGGAAGCTGAGCGCGCACTACGTGGCCGTGCTCCGCAAGCACGGGTAG